One Epinephelus lanceolatus isolate andai-2023 chromosome 10, ASM4190304v1, whole genome shotgun sequence genomic region harbors:
- the fabp10a gene encoding fatty acid-binding protein 10-A, liver basic, whose protein sequence is MDFNGTWQVYSQENYEEFLRAMELPEDVIKMAKDIKPITEIKQKGNDFVVTSKTPGKSVTNSFTIGKEAEITTMDGKKLKCIVNMEGGKMVCKTGKFCHIQELKGGEMVETLTMGSATLIRRSKKM, encoded by the exons ATGGACTTCAACGGAACATGGCAGGTCTACTCCCAGGAGAACTACGAGGAGTTCCTCAGGGCAATGG AGCTCCCAGAGGATGTCATCAAGATGGCCAAGGACATTAAGCCAATTACTGAGATCAAGCAGAAAGGCAATGACTTTGTTGTCACCTCCAAGACCCCgggaaagtctgtgaccaaCTCCTTTACCATCGGCAAGGAGGCTGAGATCACCACCATGGACGGCAAGAAGCTCAAG TGCATTGTCAATATGGAGGGTGGCAAAATGGTCTGCAAAACCGGCAAGTTCTGCCACATCCAAGAGCTCAAGGGAGGAGAGATGGTTGAG ACTCTGACCATGGGCTCAGCCACTCTCATCAGGAGGAGCAAGAAGATGTAA